From Vigna radiata var. radiata cultivar VC1973A unplaced genomic scaffold, Vradiata_ver6 scaffold_23, whole genome shotgun sequence, the proteins below share one genomic window:
- the LOC106778496 gene encoding TMV resistance protein N isoform X2, with protein sequence MVKTKARLKRFWDRFGGRSSGSSSSSSSYDSSDTIQNQNYRYDVFISFRGPDTRNSFVDHLCSHLLRKGIFLFKDDHSLQKGESISPQLLQAIQLSRLSIIVFSKNYASSTWCLDEMAAIASCKQRSNHIVFPIFYDVDPSHARHQNGVYENDFVSHRRKFRKDRDKVRGWERAMTDLANSAGWDMRDKPEFEQIQNIVQAVIKKLGHKFSWFVDDLIGIQQRVQTLEDKLKLSSNSDDVKVLGIWGMDGIGKTTHAGVLYDKISHRFDACCFIENVSKLYSDGGHTAVQKEIIYQTLGQKGLDMCSPVQISGIVRTRIHNIRVLIVLDNVDELEQLENLAIKPKLLLKGSRMVITTTDMHILKVYEGGVLIHKVSLLNDKVARELFCRKAFKSEERSSSCEALIPEVLKYAQCLPLAIRVLGSFLCTRDAVEWRDVLNRLQSSPDKKIMNVLQLSVDGLNHEEKQIFLHIACFFKGERVDFVKRILDCCELYPHIGISRLIEKSLVTISNEEIHMHELLQELGKKMVWDQSPQEPRFWSRIWLHKDFLQVLTAEAGTEKVKAIVLNKEEEMSECSIGGLSRMKELTLLILYHTKVSGSLEFLSDRLRYLLWHDYPFDSLPPYFTVSNLVELNMPNSHIISLWHGSKSCPNLKRIDLSNSKDLCETPDFSRIIKLERLDLSGCTSLSYVHSSIGLLKKLAFLNLRNCCNLVFIDFGCVGNMSSLRVLHLSGCSKLESTPDFTRATHLEYLDMDACTSLSTIHESIGVLSSLTFLSLRVCIKLVSIPNDINSLVSLQTLDLCSCLNLKDMLQRQASSSHLKSLIFLDLSFCNIEEVPDAIGDLRCLERLNLQGNKFVSIPDSFRKLHCLAYLNLSHCHKLKSLPDLPTEGDKSGGKYFKTVSGSRDHRSGFYIFDSSNVSHDRLEFVGLERFFHLIKEPCNFRCGFDLVLLRDRRLRPVFGETFLGNSIIRILQCVKNDNWIGFSFFVIFRQNTVGGFPPHSSFSSSHPLYLSFESEYTEEYFDMRLNLKADQSEESTHIWIIYISREHCHFVKTGALITFKAQPYIKIDAWGMRPILKQDIHDSKGKKYIQFFKLNYDHVDFEYVEKSNTGSGPKIQLPYNWSLSCL encoded by the exons ATGGTGAAAACTAAAGCAAGGCTTAAGCGGTTTTGGGACCGCTTCGGTGGTCGATCATCGggatcatcatcttcttcttcttcatacgACTCCTCGGACACCATCCAAAACCAAAACTACAGATACGATGTGTTTATCAGTTTCAGAGGTCCTGACACCCGCAACTCTTTCGTTGATCATCTCTGCTCTCATCTCCTCCGAAAGGGCATTTTCCTCTTCAAAGATGACCACAGTCTACAGAAAGGAGAATCCATTTCCCCACAGCTTCTACAAGCAATTCAACTTTCACGCCTTTCCATCATTGTCTTTTCCAAAAATTATGCTTCCTCAACTTGGTGTTTAGACGAAATGGCCGCTATAGCTTCTTGCAAACAACGATCAAACCACATTGTATTTCCCATTTTTTATGATGTAGATCCATCTCATGCAAGACATCAGAATGGGGTATACGAGAATGACTTCGTTTCACACAGACGCAAATTCAGAAAAGATCGGGACAAGGTTCGTGGATGGGAGAGGGCTATGACGGATTTGGCCAATTCAGCTGGTTGGGATATGAGGGACAA GCCAGAGTTTGAACAGATTCAAAACATTGTTCAAgcagtaattaaaaaattaggcCATAAGTTTTCGTGGTTTGTCGATGACCTTATTGGGATACAACAACGCGTACAAACATTAGAAGACAAATTAAAACTAAGTTCAAACAGCGATGATGTTAAAGTTTTAGGAATTTGGGGTATGGATGGAATAGGAAAGACTACTCATGCCGGTGTCTTGTATGATAAAATCTCTCATAGGTTTGATGCTTGTTGTTTCATTGAGAATGTCAGCAAACTTTATTCAGACGGTGGCCATACTGCTgttcaaaaagaaattatttatcaaacttTAGGTCAAAAAGGTCTAGATATGTGTAGTCCTGTTCAAATATCTGGGATTGTAAGAACTAGGATACACAACATAAGGGTTCTCATAGTTCTTGACAATGTCGATGAATTAGAGCAATTGGAAAATTTGGccataaaaccaaaattgcttTTGAAGGGAAGTAGAATGGTTATTACCACAACAGATATGCATATTCTGAAAGTGTATGAGGGTGGCGTATTGATACACAAGGTttcattattgaatgataaGGTTGCTCGTGAATTGTTCTGTAGGAAAGCCTTCAAAAGTGAAGAGCGAAGCAGTAGTTGTGAGGCGTTGATTCCTGAGGTACTCAAGTATGCCCAATGTCTTCCATTGGCAATTAGAGTGTTGGGTTCTTTCTTGTGTACTCGAGATGCGGTTGAATGGAGAGATGTATTGAATAGATTGCAAAGTAGtccagataaaaaaattatgaatgtacTTCAATTAAGTGTTGATGGACTAAACCATGaggaaaaacaaatatttttacacatTGCATGTTTCTTTAAAGGGGAGAGGGTGGATTTTGTTAAGCGAATTCTAGACTGTTGTGAGTTATACCCTCACATTGGAATTTCAAGACTCATTGAGAAATCACTCGTCACTATTAGCAATGAAGAAATTCATATGCATGAATTGTTACAAGAATTGGGAAAGAAAATGGTTTGGGACCAATCTCCACAAGAACCAAGATTCTGGAGTAGAATATGGCTTCATAAAGACTTCTTGCAAGTCTTGACAGCAGAAGCG GGAACAGAAAAGGTGAAAGCCatagttttaaataaagaagaagaaatgtcGGAATGTAGTATTGGTGGATTGTCAAGAATGAAGGAGCTAACATTGCTTATATTATATCACACAAAAGTTTCAGGAAGCTTGGAATTTCTTTCAGACAGGCTGCGATATCTATTGTGGCATGATTATCCTTTTGATTCTCTGCCTCCATATTTTACGGTCTCCAATCTCGTGGAGTTGAATATGCCTAACAGTCACATCATAAGTTTATGGCACGGTAGCAAG AGCTGTCCCAACTTGAAAAGGATTGATTTAAGCAACTCCAAGGACTTGTGTGAGACTCCAGATTTTTCCAGAATCATAAAACTTGAAAGGCTAGATCTTTCTGGATGTACAAGTTTATCTTATGTCCATTCATCAATAGGACTTCTTAAGAAACTTGCTTTCTTGAATTTACGAAATTGTTGCAATCTAGTTTTCATTGACTTTGGCTGTGTAGGCAACATGAGTTCTCTGAGAGTTCTACATCTCTCTGGCTGTTCTAAACTTGAAAGCACCCCAGATTTTACAAGGGCAACACATCTTGAGTACCTTGACATGGATGCATGTACAAGTTTATCCACTATTCATGAGTCTATTGGAGTCCTTTCAAGTCTTACTTTCTTGAGTTTGAGAGTTTGCATAAAGCTTGTCAGTATTCCAAATGATATCAATTCCTTGGTATCTCTTCAAACTCTAGATTTATGCAGTTGTTTGAACCTTAAAGATATGCTACAAAGACAAGCATCTTCATCCCATTTAAAATCCTTGATTTTTCTGGACCTGAGTTTTTGCAATATAGAAGAAGTACCTGATGCTATTGGAGACTTAAGATGTTTAGAAAGACTCAATCTACAGGGAAACAAATTTGTTTCAATACCTGATTCCTTCCGTAAACTTCATTGTCTAGCATATTTAAACTTATCTCATTGTCATAAGCTTAAATCTTTGCCTGACCTTCCAACTGAAGGAGATAAATCAGGGGGGAAGTATTTTAAAACGGTATCTGGATCTCGTGATCATAGATCAGGCTTTTATATCTTTGATAGTTCCAATGTGTCTCACGATAGACTTGAGTTCGTCGGACTTGAACGCTTCTTCCACCTAATTAAG GAACCCTGTAACTTTCGGTGTGGCTTTGACCTTGTTCTTCTTCGGGATAGGAGACTTCGACCAGTCTTCGGTGAAACATTCTTAGGGAATTCAATTATAAGGATACTTCAGTGTGTTAAGAATGACAACTGGATTGGCTttagtttttttgttatatttaggCAAAATACTGTTGGTGGATTTCCTCCTcactcttcattttcttcatcgcATCCACTTTATCTTTCTTTTGAAAGTGAATACACGGAAGAGTACTTTGATATGCGACTTAATTTGAAGGCGGATCAAAGTGAAGAATCTACACATATTTGGATAATTTACATCAGTAGAGAACACTGTCATTTTGTGAAAACAGGGGCGCTTATCACATTTAAAGCGCAACCATATATTAAGATCGATGCATGGGGGATGAGACCTATTCTCAAACAAGATATACATGACAGTAAAGGGAAGAAATACatacaatttttcaaattaaattatgatcATGTGGACTTTGAGTATGTAGAAAAAAGCAACACTGGTTCAGGGCCGAAAATCCAGCTTCCTTACAATTG GTCTTTAAGTTGCTTGTAA
- the LOC106778496 gene encoding TMV resistance protein N isoform X1, with amino-acid sequence MVKTKARLKRFWDRFGGRSSGSSSSSSSYDSSDTIQNQNYRYDVFISFRGPDTRNSFVDHLCSHLLRKGIFLFKDDHSLQKGESISPQLLQAIQLSRLSIIVFSKNYASSTWCLDEMAAIASCKQRSNHIVFPIFYDVDPSHARHQNGVYENDFVSHRRKFRKDRDKVRGWERAMTDLANSAGWDMRDKPEFEQIQNIVQAVIKKLGHKFSWFVDDLIGIQQRVQTLEDKLKLSSNSDDVKVLGIWGMDGIGKTTHAGVLYDKISHRFDACCFIENVSKLYSDGGHTAVQKEIIYQTLGQKGLDMCSPVQISGIVRTRIHNIRVLIVLDNVDELEQLENLAIKPKLLLKGSRMVITTTDMHILKVYEGGVLIHKVSLLNDKVARELFCRKAFKSEERSSSCEALIPEVLKYAQCLPLAIRVLGSFLCTRDAVEWRDVLNRLQSSPDKKIMNVLQLSVDGLNHEEKQIFLHIACFFKGERVDFVKRILDCCELYPHIGISRLIEKSLVTISNEEIHMHELLQELGKKMVWDQSPQEPRFWSRIWLHKDFLQVLTAEAGTEKVKAIVLNKEEEMSECSIGGLSRMKELTLLILYHTKVSGSLEFLSDRLRYLLWHDYPFDSLPPYFTVSNLVELNMPNSHIISLWHGSKSCPNLKRIDLSNSKDLCETPDFSRIIKLERLDLSGCTSLSYVHSSIGLLKKLAFLNLRNCCNLVFIDFGCVGNMSSLRVLHLSGCSKLESTPDFTRATHLEYLDMDACTSLSTIHESIGVLSSLTFLSLRVCIKLVSIPNDINSLVSLQTLDLCSCLNLKDMLQRQASSSHLKSLIFLDLSFCNIEEVPDAIGDLRCLERLNLQGNKFVSIPDSFRKLHCLAYLNLSHCHKLKSLPDLPTEGDKSGGKYFKTVSGSRDHRSGFYIFDSSNVSHDRLEFVGLERFFHLIKEPCNFRCGFDLVLLRDRRLRPVFGETFLGNSIIRILQCVKNDNWIGFSFFVIFRQNTVGGFPPHSSFSSSHPLYLSFESEYTEEYFDMRLNLKADQSEESTHIWIIYISREHCHFVKTGALITFKAQPYIKIDAWGMRPILKQDIHDSKGKKYIQFFKLNYDHVDFEYVEKSNTGSGPKIQLPYNWYVTAEEQVENIDAKAKENNLSNAGL; translated from the exons ATGGTGAAAACTAAAGCAAGGCTTAAGCGGTTTTGGGACCGCTTCGGTGGTCGATCATCGggatcatcatcttcttcttcttcatacgACTCCTCGGACACCATCCAAAACCAAAACTACAGATACGATGTGTTTATCAGTTTCAGAGGTCCTGACACCCGCAACTCTTTCGTTGATCATCTCTGCTCTCATCTCCTCCGAAAGGGCATTTTCCTCTTCAAAGATGACCACAGTCTACAGAAAGGAGAATCCATTTCCCCACAGCTTCTACAAGCAATTCAACTTTCACGCCTTTCCATCATTGTCTTTTCCAAAAATTATGCTTCCTCAACTTGGTGTTTAGACGAAATGGCCGCTATAGCTTCTTGCAAACAACGATCAAACCACATTGTATTTCCCATTTTTTATGATGTAGATCCATCTCATGCAAGACATCAGAATGGGGTATACGAGAATGACTTCGTTTCACACAGACGCAAATTCAGAAAAGATCGGGACAAGGTTCGTGGATGGGAGAGGGCTATGACGGATTTGGCCAATTCAGCTGGTTGGGATATGAGGGACAA GCCAGAGTTTGAACAGATTCAAAACATTGTTCAAgcagtaattaaaaaattaggcCATAAGTTTTCGTGGTTTGTCGATGACCTTATTGGGATACAACAACGCGTACAAACATTAGAAGACAAATTAAAACTAAGTTCAAACAGCGATGATGTTAAAGTTTTAGGAATTTGGGGTATGGATGGAATAGGAAAGACTACTCATGCCGGTGTCTTGTATGATAAAATCTCTCATAGGTTTGATGCTTGTTGTTTCATTGAGAATGTCAGCAAACTTTATTCAGACGGTGGCCATACTGCTgttcaaaaagaaattatttatcaaacttTAGGTCAAAAAGGTCTAGATATGTGTAGTCCTGTTCAAATATCTGGGATTGTAAGAACTAGGATACACAACATAAGGGTTCTCATAGTTCTTGACAATGTCGATGAATTAGAGCAATTGGAAAATTTGGccataaaaccaaaattgcttTTGAAGGGAAGTAGAATGGTTATTACCACAACAGATATGCATATTCTGAAAGTGTATGAGGGTGGCGTATTGATACACAAGGTttcattattgaatgataaGGTTGCTCGTGAATTGTTCTGTAGGAAAGCCTTCAAAAGTGAAGAGCGAAGCAGTAGTTGTGAGGCGTTGATTCCTGAGGTACTCAAGTATGCCCAATGTCTTCCATTGGCAATTAGAGTGTTGGGTTCTTTCTTGTGTACTCGAGATGCGGTTGAATGGAGAGATGTATTGAATAGATTGCAAAGTAGtccagataaaaaaattatgaatgtacTTCAATTAAGTGTTGATGGACTAAACCATGaggaaaaacaaatatttttacacatTGCATGTTTCTTTAAAGGGGAGAGGGTGGATTTTGTTAAGCGAATTCTAGACTGTTGTGAGTTATACCCTCACATTGGAATTTCAAGACTCATTGAGAAATCACTCGTCACTATTAGCAATGAAGAAATTCATATGCATGAATTGTTACAAGAATTGGGAAAGAAAATGGTTTGGGACCAATCTCCACAAGAACCAAGATTCTGGAGTAGAATATGGCTTCATAAAGACTTCTTGCAAGTCTTGACAGCAGAAGCG GGAACAGAAAAGGTGAAAGCCatagttttaaataaagaagaagaaatgtcGGAATGTAGTATTGGTGGATTGTCAAGAATGAAGGAGCTAACATTGCTTATATTATATCACACAAAAGTTTCAGGAAGCTTGGAATTTCTTTCAGACAGGCTGCGATATCTATTGTGGCATGATTATCCTTTTGATTCTCTGCCTCCATATTTTACGGTCTCCAATCTCGTGGAGTTGAATATGCCTAACAGTCACATCATAAGTTTATGGCACGGTAGCAAG AGCTGTCCCAACTTGAAAAGGATTGATTTAAGCAACTCCAAGGACTTGTGTGAGACTCCAGATTTTTCCAGAATCATAAAACTTGAAAGGCTAGATCTTTCTGGATGTACAAGTTTATCTTATGTCCATTCATCAATAGGACTTCTTAAGAAACTTGCTTTCTTGAATTTACGAAATTGTTGCAATCTAGTTTTCATTGACTTTGGCTGTGTAGGCAACATGAGTTCTCTGAGAGTTCTACATCTCTCTGGCTGTTCTAAACTTGAAAGCACCCCAGATTTTACAAGGGCAACACATCTTGAGTACCTTGACATGGATGCATGTACAAGTTTATCCACTATTCATGAGTCTATTGGAGTCCTTTCAAGTCTTACTTTCTTGAGTTTGAGAGTTTGCATAAAGCTTGTCAGTATTCCAAATGATATCAATTCCTTGGTATCTCTTCAAACTCTAGATTTATGCAGTTGTTTGAACCTTAAAGATATGCTACAAAGACAAGCATCTTCATCCCATTTAAAATCCTTGATTTTTCTGGACCTGAGTTTTTGCAATATAGAAGAAGTACCTGATGCTATTGGAGACTTAAGATGTTTAGAAAGACTCAATCTACAGGGAAACAAATTTGTTTCAATACCTGATTCCTTCCGTAAACTTCATTGTCTAGCATATTTAAACTTATCTCATTGTCATAAGCTTAAATCTTTGCCTGACCTTCCAACTGAAGGAGATAAATCAGGGGGGAAGTATTTTAAAACGGTATCTGGATCTCGTGATCATAGATCAGGCTTTTATATCTTTGATAGTTCCAATGTGTCTCACGATAGACTTGAGTTCGTCGGACTTGAACGCTTCTTCCACCTAATTAAG GAACCCTGTAACTTTCGGTGTGGCTTTGACCTTGTTCTTCTTCGGGATAGGAGACTTCGACCAGTCTTCGGTGAAACATTCTTAGGGAATTCAATTATAAGGATACTTCAGTGTGTTAAGAATGACAACTGGATTGGCTttagtttttttgttatatttaggCAAAATACTGTTGGTGGATTTCCTCCTcactcttcattttcttcatcgcATCCACTTTATCTTTCTTTTGAAAGTGAATACACGGAAGAGTACTTTGATATGCGACTTAATTTGAAGGCGGATCAAAGTGAAGAATCTACACATATTTGGATAATTTACATCAGTAGAGAACACTGTCATTTTGTGAAAACAGGGGCGCTTATCACATTTAAAGCGCAACCATATATTAAGATCGATGCATGGGGGATGAGACCTATTCTCAAACAAGATATACATGACAGTAAAGGGAAGAAATACatacaatttttcaaattaaattatgatcATGTGGACTTTGAGTATGTAGAAAAAAGCAACACTGGTTCAGGGCCGAAAATCCAGCTTCCTTACAATTGGTATGTCACAGCGGAAGAGCAAGTTGAGAATATTGATGCAAAGGCTAAAGAAAATAATCTCTCCAATGCAGGTCTTTAA